One window of Gloeothece citriformis PCC 7424 genomic DNA carries:
- a CDS encoding 2OG-Fe(II) oxygenase — protein sequence MSYYHQYPQAFSQTYLNQLSGEILASPYFSVNNLNRDFVGTKGFSIVFTRSHLTTVQERFPYLKPYLSRALQSECNAFYLNPLLLQLNSRVDPHIDRSLRSYCETIDPPLVVSVLYVKVPPDLQGGELILRSQKRQVGQIRPQPNTLLFFQGDLTHSVNAVHSSGMRLSLVCEQYNLDDEQLREIPEFKLESRAIKAEKSKKKQKKKS from the coding sequence TTGTCCTACTATCACCAGTATCCCCAAGCTTTTTCTCAAACCTACCTGAATCAATTATCAGGGGAAATTTTAGCGTCTCCTTACTTTAGCGTAAACAATCTTAATCGTGATTTTGTCGGGACAAAAGGATTTTCGATCGTATTCACCAGATCCCATTTAACAACGGTTCAAGAACGTTTCCCTTACCTTAAACCTTATCTTAGTCGCGCCCTACAATCCGAGTGTAATGCTTTCTATCTTAACCCCTTACTCCTGCAATTAAACTCACGGGTAGATCCTCATATCGATCGCTCTCTACGTTCCTACTGCGAAACGATCGATCCTCCTCTTGTGGTCAGTGTTTTGTATGTAAAAGTTCCCCCAGACTTACAGGGAGGAGAATTAATACTGCGATCGCAAAAGCGCCAAGTAGGACAAATTCGTCCCCAACCTAACACCCTATTATTTTTTCAGGGAGACTTGACTCATTCAGTGAATGCGGTTCATAGTTCGGGGATGCGTCTAAGTTTGGTTTGTGAACAATATAACCTTGATGATGAACAATTGAGAGAAATTCCCGAATTTAAATTAGAATCAAGAGCGATTAAAGCAGAAAAAAGTAAGAAGAAACAAAAGAAAAAAAGTTAG
- a CDS encoding CocE/NonD family hydrolase: protein MFKVLQESTSMTTRDGVRLDADIYYPDSSEKFPILLMRQPYGRKIASTVVYAHPIWYAAHGYIVIIQDVRGRGTSEGEFNLFAHEIEDGIDTINWASQLPKSTGDIGMYGFSYQGMTQLYAAIPKPKALKTICPSMIAYDLYSDWAYENGTFCLQINLAWAIQLATETARLRGDEETFQKLSLASRNLPLSDPITANPSLFKELAPDSFYHDWLNHPYPDHYWQKLSPKTLIGDLDLPMLHIGGWFDPYLRGTLNLYHEMAHRSQYPQHLIIGPWAHLPWGRKTGAKDYGKEAISPIDTLQIQWFDHFLKGKDTDIIHQSPISLFEMGSNQWRSFNQYPNETKKVFYLGSNGLASIREDDGKLTQTPPILTGEDILIHDPWRPVPSLGGHASIPAGSFERSSLDCRSDILTYTSDPLEQDLHIVGDVSLEIYCTADTPTFDLCAILSEVEPNGKVYNFTQGYKRIETDDLPIKIPLQPTCIKIAQGNCLRLSLSAACFPAYPVNSGTGKLPFEERVIENKIITVKISYEVSFESLIIVNTSI from the coding sequence ATGTTTAAAGTTCTTCAAGAATCTACCTCAATGACTACCCGTGATGGGGTTAGACTCGATGCGGATATTTATTATCCCGATAGTTCCGAAAAATTTCCTATCCTTTTAATGCGCCAACCCTACGGCAGAAAAATTGCCTCAACCGTTGTTTATGCTCACCCCATTTGGTATGCGGCTCACGGTTATATTGTGATTATTCAAGATGTAAGAGGTAGGGGCACATCCGAAGGAGAATTTAATCTATTTGCCCATGAAATAGAGGACGGAATAGATACTATTAATTGGGCTTCTCAACTTCCTAAAAGTACCGGTGACATAGGAATGTATGGCTTTTCTTATCAAGGGATGACTCAGCTTTATGCAGCGATTCCTAAACCGAAAGCCTTAAAAACGATTTGTCCCTCTATGATTGCTTATGATTTATATAGTGATTGGGCGTATGAAAATGGGACATTTTGTTTACAAATTAACCTCGCTTGGGCAATTCAACTTGCCACAGAAACCGCCCGTCTTCGAGGGGATGAAGAAACTTTTCAAAAACTATCTTTAGCCTCTCGGAATTTACCGTTATCTGACCCCATTACAGCTAACCCTTCTCTGTTCAAAGAATTAGCCCCAGATTCCTTTTATCATGACTGGTTAAATCATCCCTACCCCGATCATTATTGGCAAAAACTATCCCCTAAAACCTTAATTGGAGACTTAGATTTACCCATGTTACATATTGGAGGATGGTTCGATCCTTATTTACGAGGAACGCTAAATTTATATCATGAAATGGCTCATCGTTCTCAATATCCTCAACATTTAATTATTGGCCCTTGGGCACATTTACCTTGGGGAAGAAAAACCGGAGCAAAAGATTATGGAAAAGAGGCAATTAGTCCTATTGATACTTTACAAATTCAATGGTTTGATCATTTTCTCAAAGGAAAAGATACAGATATTATTCATCAATCTCCCATAAGTTTATTTGAAATGGGGAGTAATCAATGGCGCAGTTTTAATCAATATCCGAATGAGACTAAAAAAGTGTTTTATTTAGGGAGTAACGGGTTAGCGAGTATCCGAGAAGATGACGGCAAATTAACACAAACTCCCCCCATTTTAACGGGAGAAGATATTTTAATTCATGATCCTTGGCGGCCTGTTCCTTCATTAGGAGGTCATGCTTCTATTCCCGCCGGGTCTTTTGAAAGGTCTAGTCTAGATTGTCGTAGTGATATTTTAACCTATACCAGTGACCCTCTAGAACAAGATTTACATATTGTGGGGGATGTATCCCTAGAAATTTATTGCACCGCAGATACACCGACTTTTGATTTATGCGCCATTTTATCAGAGGTTGAACCTAATGGAAAAGTCTATAACTTTACCCAAGGATATAAACGCATTGAAACCGATGATTTGCCTATTAAAATTCCCCTGCAACCTACTTGTATAAAAATTGCTCAGGGGAATTGTTTACGGTTGAGTTTAAGTGCTGCTTGTTTTCCGGCTTATCCGGTCAATTCAGGTACGGGAAAATTACCGTTTGAGGAGCGAGTAATAGAAAATAAAATAATTACTGTTAAGATAAGTTATGAGGTAAGTTTTGAGTCTCTGATTATTGTCAATACTTCTATCTGA
- a CDS encoding DUF29 domain-containing protein → MTISTKQLYELDYNLWLETTAKLLRERRLDEIDYDNLIEDLEAMVRSDKNALASNLRILLMHLLKWEYQSQKRSNRWKYTIVEHCLRINKAFKTSPSLKRYFDDIFEESYQDAFKLASVETGMAKDEFPVECPFTKDDVLNSENRFTEDD, encoded by the coding sequence ATGACGATTTCAACAAAACAACTTTATGAGCTTGATTACAATCTTTGGCTTGAAACTACCGCTAAATTATTAAGAGAGCGTCGTCTTGATGAGATTGATTATGATAATTTAATAGAAGATTTAGAAGCGATGGTAAGAAGCGACAAGAACGCATTAGCAAGTAATCTTAGGATTTTATTGATGCACTTGCTGAAGTGGGAATACCAATCCCAAAAACGGTCTAATAGATGGAAATATACTATCGTTGAGCATTGTTTAAGGATTAACAAAGCATTCAAAACAAGTCCAAGTCTTAAACGGTATTTTGATGATATTTTTGAGGAATCTTATCAAGATGCTTTTAAACTTGCTTCTGTCGAAACAGGAATGGCTAAAGATGAATTTCCGGTTGAATGTCCTTTTACTAAAGATGATGTTTTGAATTCTGAAAATAGGTTTACTGAGGATGATTAA
- a CDS encoding DUF433 domain-containing protein has product MTQSQLEQQLLSLTPVEKAQAIQILTQTLQNETSGITKTPGVCGGAACIANTRIPVWVLVGYRRLKISDAELLKCYPTLTAIDLVNAWAYAAAYGEEIEQAIRDNEQG; this is encoded by the coding sequence ATGACTCAATCCCAATTAGAACAACAACTGCTTTCTTTAACCCCTGTTGAAAAAGCACAAGCCATACAAATATTAACCCAAACTTTACAAAATGAAACTTCAGGAATTACTAAAACTCCTGGGGTTTGTGGGGGTGCAGCTTGTATTGCTAATACTCGTATTCCTGTGTGGGTGTTGGTAGGATATCGTCGTTTAAAAATTAGTGATGCTGAACTTCTTAAATGTTATCCTACTTTAACCGCTATTGATTTAGTTAACGCTTGGGCTTATGCAGCCGCTTATGGAGAAGAAATAGAACAAGCAATTCGAGACAATGAACAAGGTTAA
- the solA gene encoding N-methyl-L-tryptophan oxidase, which translates to MIQSFDTIVIGGGGVGSAVAYYLAQSRQRVLVLEQFDLNHKKGSSYGYSRVIRYAYDNPIYIDLMRSAYPLWFALQEEAQQTLLIKTGQLDLGFPNTVSITQLGQSMDRANLSYERLTAREIQHRFPQFQLPETIEGFYQSETGILKASQCVLSHLKLAQKYGAIIQENTPVNAIKIQSNGVEIQTNQGTYGADKLMITAGSWSKQILEQIGVNLPLKIMPCQLAFFAPKTPEDFQPGKFPIFLAHWMEKCGEFPYGIPICDNSGLKISTFYGWETVENVKDVDYTPSESWIENLREFIDLYLPHANGKLVETRRCLYTMTPDKHFIIDVHPLYDHVFIAAGFSGHGFKFTTLVGKILADLAIKGTTDHDINLFKLSRF; encoded by the coding sequence ATGATACAGTCTTTTGATACTATCGTAATTGGGGGGGGTGGAGTCGGGAGTGCAGTGGCTTATTATTTAGCCCAATCTCGACAACGGGTGTTAGTTTTAGAACAGTTTGATCTCAATCATAAAAAGGGGAGTTCTTATGGTTATTCTAGAGTGATTCGTTATGCTTATGATAACCCGATTTATATTGACTTAATGCGTTCTGCTTATCCTCTTTGGTTTGCTCTCCAAGAAGAAGCACAACAAACCCTATTAATTAAAACTGGACAGTTAGATCTGGGGTTTCCTAATACTGTGAGTATAACTCAATTAGGCCAAAGTATGGATAGGGCTAATTTGTCTTATGAACGGTTGACAGCCAGAGAAATACAGCACAGATTTCCTCAATTTCAATTACCTGAAACAATAGAAGGATTCTATCAGTCTGAGACTGGCATTCTCAAGGCTTCTCAATGTGTTTTATCTCATTTAAAATTAGCTCAAAAATATGGGGCAATTATTCAAGAAAACACCCCTGTCAATGCCATTAAAATTCAATCTAATGGAGTAGAAATTCAGACTAATCAAGGGACTTATGGAGCAGATAAACTGATGATTACGGCTGGCAGTTGGTCTAAACAAATTTTAGAGCAAATAGGGGTAAATTTACCCTTAAAAATAATGCCTTGTCAGTTAGCTTTTTTTGCGCCTAAAACCCCTGAAGATTTCCAACCGGGTAAATTTCCGATTTTTTTAGCTCATTGGATGGAAAAATGTGGCGAGTTTCCCTATGGAATTCCCATTTGTGACAATTCGGGGCTGAAAATTTCTACTTTTTATGGATGGGAAACCGTTGAGAATGTGAAAGATGTTGATTATACTCCCTCGGAAAGTTGGATAGAAAATTTAAGAGAGTTTATCGATTTATATCTTCCTCATGCTAATGGCAAATTAGTAGAAACTCGGCGCTGTTTATATACGATGACTCCGGATAAGCATTTTATTATTGATGTTCATCCCCTTTATGATCATGTTTTTATTGCTGCTGGTTTTTCGGGTCATGGATTTAAATTTACTACATTAGTGGGAAAAATTTTAGCTGATTTGGCTATCAAAGGAACTACTGACCACGATATTAATTTATTTAAATTGTCTCGGTTTTAA
- a CDS encoding XisH family protein: MAAKDIYHDTVKRALEKDGWTITNDPLTLKIGRRSAMVDLGAEKLLAAEKEQEKIAVEIKSFLNPSPLNDLENAPGQFILYSKILSQNEPDRTLYLAVNRPVFNEIFSEEVGQLLLETTELRLIVFNSKTEEIIKWIT; the protein is encoded by the coding sequence ATGGCTGCTAAAGATATTTATCATGATACTGTCAAAAGAGCATTAGAAAAAGATGGCTGGACAATTACCAATGATCCTCTTACTCTTAAAATAGGTCGTCGTTCAGCAATGGTCGATTTGGGAGCAGAAAAACTTCTGGCGGCAGAAAAAGAACAGGAGAAAATAGCCGTTGAAATTAAAAGCTTTCTCAATCCTTCTCCTTTAAACGATCTCGAAAATGCCCCAGGTCAATTTATTTTATATTCAAAAATTCTTAGTCAAAATGAACCCGATCGCACTCTATACCTTGCTGTTAACCGTCCTGTTTTTAACGAGATTTTTTCTGAAGAAGTCGGTCAACTTCTTTTAGAAACAACAGAACTCCGCTTAATCGTTTTTAACTCTAAAACCGAGGAGATTATTAAATGGATAACTTAG
- a CDS encoding XisI protein yields MDNLEKYGNIIEGILQQYAALPYRYGDVNTFVIVSQDRKHFLLMDEGWQDDLRVYGVITHVELRQDKIWIQRDGIEDGITSELLEAGISKDKIVLGFQSPEIRQYTEFAIN; encoded by the coding sequence ATGGATAACTTAGAGAAATACGGAAATATCATAGAAGGAATTCTGCAACAATACGCGGCTCTTCCTTATCGTTATGGGGACGTTAACACATTTGTCATTGTTAGTCAAGACCGTAAACATTTTTTATTGATGGATGAAGGTTGGCAGGATGATTTAAGAGTTTATGGAGTAATAACTCATGTAGAACTCCGCCAGGATAAAATCTGGATTCAACGGGATGGGATTGAAGATGGTATTACATCAGAATTATTAGAAGCCGGTATTTCTAAAGATAAAATAGTTCTAGGTTTTCAGTCTCCTGAAATTCGTCAATATACCGAATTTGCTATTAATTGA
- a CDS encoding toll/interleukin-1 receptor domain-containing protein: MNNFAQYQEQYQSLLDKARFWSRNQKNTTYLLVGEERKQAEFWLKQWFEVQDGLPEPKPLHYKFIEASYQQDFYDVLIVYHSKNLELPVELQAELINSGFRVWCEHNASDQSYSVINKKEIFQRSDNILLVIDYNFFHSEVCQQDLQIARGYNKQIISIILDETFKQVAQRISPSSIIYKSETLDIIIKSLNQQIKDNKNYLRNHSYFLVKALEWEWYGKPINSLLIKDELAQAQEWLDQYEENLSLAKPTEIHREYIEESIKSSQAFFDGFISYGRPDSLAFVNQVYQKLTKKGYRIWFDMQEIPYAVNYQKQIDNGIERAKNFIFFMSPHSVNSPYCGQEIDLAVKYKKRIIPVLHVPEIDEQTWKQRYPHKDWETAKQNREYTSDRNPNLHPALSYPNWIRYSDHQDFEKLIEGLESLFKTGSDYVTQHTYILDKALEWERHERRTEYLLVGEERQQAEKWLLTEFKNEQSPCEPSLLHCEYIAQSKKNANNLMTQVFICGGTKDEAIKEKITHSLMRKGFTVWTAKSDLRPGEKLEEGVNRGIDEADNFIYLLYDDNWAEAQLRTRARSLNKRIFTLLVGEVQELPSDIIIDFSNPQRYDESFQSLIRGLNEDNSYYERHKLLLAKALKWKQQPDNVSLLLRGYNLREAENWLKEARLKPQQGATPDHEEFINASLRQPSGGSLDVFISYSRADSDFARKLNDELQMRGKTTWFDQESIATGADFGQEIRRGIETSDNFVFIISPRSVKSPYCADEVNYAKGLNKRMITILHRPVSGADLEMSGLGGIQWIDFYQSERDFNDLLSQLVRTIDTDRDHLHSHTELSLKALEWDKKKRDLLSETELISAKDWLATADTYKKQPPPTELQRRLIEESEKAIDANKRKEKRQIRNLRLLLGGMSVAFLVAVGVSVLAFNFQRKAQVLQASAIGRYASIAFDNNKQLNALKEALPAGRELQKLGATDDWVLVALQKIVSGIRERNQLVHDDYVTHVAFSPDGKVIASASGDNTVKLWDNSGKLLSTLSHDDYVTHVAFSPDGKVIASASGDNTVKLWTREGKVLSTLSHDDEVNHVAFSPDGKVIASASYDKTVKLWNESGKLLSTLSHDYRVTHVAFSPDGKVIASASWDSTVKLWNGSGKLLSTLSHDDYVYHVAFSPDGKVIASASFDKTVKLWNESGKLLFTLSHDGPVYHVAFSPDGKVIASASFDKTVKLWNESGKLLSTLSHDNLVSHVAFSPDGKVIASASGDKTVKLWNESGKLLFTLSHDADVIHVAFSPDGKVIASASFDNTVKLWNESGKLLFTLSHDADVNHVAFSPDGKVIASASYDKTVKLWNESGKLLSPLSHNGPVYHVAFSPDGKVIASASGDKTVKLWNESGKLLSPLSHDADVNHVAFSPDGKVIASASGDKTVKLWNESGQLLFTLSHDADVIHVAFSPDGKVIASASWDKTVKLWNESGKLLFTLSHDDRVSHVAFSPDGKVIASVSDDSTVKLWNESGKLLSTLSHDADVSHVAFSPDGKVIASASWDSTVKLWNGEGKLLFTLSHDNLVSHVAFSPDGKVIASASGDKTVKLWNESGKLLSTLSHDGEVNHVAFSPDGKVIASASADGTVRLYDYDLDSLMVKACDWARDFLAHSGNVKEEERKLCDGVNAVD; encoded by the coding sequence ATGAATAATTTTGCTCAGTATCAAGAACAATACCAAAGTTTATTAGATAAAGCCCGTTTTTGGAGTCGAAATCAGAAAAATACAACTTATTTATTAGTGGGAGAAGAAAGAAAACAGGCTGAATTTTGGTTAAAACAGTGGTTTGAAGTTCAGGATGGGCTACCTGAGCCTAAACCTTTACACTATAAGTTTATTGAAGCAAGTTATCAGCAGGATTTTTATGATGTTTTGATTGTTTATCATTCTAAAAATTTAGAATTACCTGTTGAATTACAAGCTGAGTTGATTAATTCTGGGTTTAGGGTTTGGTGTGAACATAATGCAAGCGATCAAAGTTATTCTGTCATTAATAAAAAGGAAATTTTTCAAAGATCTGATAACATTTTACTTGTCATTGACTATAATTTTTTTCATTCCGAAGTCTGTCAGCAAGACTTACAAATTGCTAGAGGTTATAATAAGCAGATTATCTCAATTATTCTAGATGAAACTTTCAAACAGGTTGCTCAAAGAATTAGTCCTAGTTCGATTATTTATAAATCTGAAACGCTAGACATAATAATAAAGAGTTTAAATCAGCAGATAAAGGACAATAAAAACTATCTCAGAAATCATAGTTATTTTTTAGTCAAAGCTTTAGAATGGGAATGGTACGGTAAACCGATAAATTCTCTCTTAATTAAGGATGAATTAGCTCAAGCTCAAGAATGGTTAGACCAATATGAGGAAAATTTATCTCTGGCTAAACCAACAGAAATACACCGAGAATATATCGAAGAAAGTATTAAGTCTAGTCAGGCGTTTTTTGATGGGTTTATTTCCTATGGAAGGCCGGATAGTTTAGCTTTTGTGAATCAAGTTTATCAAAAGTTAACGAAAAAAGGCTATCGTATTTGGTTTGATATGCAGGAAATCCCCTATGCAGTAAATTATCAAAAACAAATAGATAACGGCATTGAAAGGGCAAAAAACTTTATCTTTTTTATGTCTCCTCATTCGGTCAATTCTCCTTATTGTGGTCAAGAAATTGACTTAGCTGTTAAGTATAAAAAACGCATAATTCCGGTGTTGCACGTCCCCGAAATTGATGAGCAAACTTGGAAACAGCGTTACCCTCATAAGGACTGGGAAACTGCAAAACAAAACCGAGAATATACCAGCGATCGCAATCCGAATTTACATCCGGCTCTTTCTTATCCTAACTGGATTCGTTACTCAGATCATCAGGATTTTGAAAAGTTAATAGAAGGGTTAGAAAGTTTATTTAAAACTGGATCAGATTATGTTACTCAACATACTTATATTTTAGATAAAGCTTTAGAATGGGAGCGACATGAAAGACGGACAGAATATTTATTAGTTGGAGAGGAACGCCAACAAGCTGAAAAATGGTTATTAACTGAGTTTAAAAATGAACAATCTCCCTGTGAACCGTCTTTACTTCACTGTGAATATATTGCCCAGAGTAAGAAAAATGCTAATAATTTAATGACTCAGGTGTTTATCTGTGGGGGGACTAAAGATGAGGCAATTAAGGAGAAAATTACTCATAGTCTGATGAGAAAAGGGTTTACGGTTTGGACAGCTAAAAGCGATCTTCGTCCAGGGGAAAAGTTAGAAGAGGGGGTAAACCGAGGTATTGATGAGGCGGATAATTTTATTTATTTATTATATGATGATAATTGGGCTGAAGCCCAACTACGAACGAGGGCGCGATCGCTTAATAAACGGATTTTTACTTTGTTAGTTGGAGAGGTTCAGGAGTTACCTTCGGATATTATTATTGATTTTAGTAATCCTCAAAGGTATGATGAGAGTTTTCAATCGTTAATTAGAGGGTTAAATGAAGATAATTCTTATTATGAACGTCATAAGCTACTTTTAGCAAAAGCGCTGAAATGGAAACAACAGCCGGATAATGTGAGTTTGTTGTTGCGGGGGTATAATTTACGGGAAGCAGAAAACTGGTTAAAAGAAGCACGTCTTAAACCTCAACAGGGTGCAACTCCAGACCATGAGGAGTTTATTAATGCCAGTTTGAGGCAACCTTCGGGGGGATCTTTAGATGTATTTATTTCCTATTCTCGCGCGGATTCGGATTTTGCTCGGAAGTTAAATGATGAGTTGCAAATGCGGGGGAAAACGACATGGTTTGACCAAGAAAGTATTGCAACTGGGGCAGACTTTGGTCAGGAAATTAGACGGGGAATAGAAACTTCTGATAATTTTGTGTTTATTATTTCTCCTCGTTCAGTGAAGTCTCCTTACTGCGCCGATGAGGTGAATTATGCTAAGGGTTTGAATAAGCGAATGATTACAATTTTACATCGTCCTGTCAGTGGGGCAGATTTGGAGATGTCTGGGTTAGGGGGGATACAATGGATTGATTTTTATCAGTCGGAAAGGGATTTTAATGATTTACTCAGTCAGTTGGTGAGAACCATTGATACGGATAGAGATCATCTTCATTCTCACACGGAATTATCCCTTAAGGCGTTGGAATGGGATAAAAAGAAACGAGATTTATTATCGGAAACGGAGTTAATTAGTGCTAAAGATTGGTTAGCAACAGCAGATACTTATAAAAAACAACCCCCCCCAACAGAGTTACAAAGACGGTTGATAGAAGAAAGTGAGAAAGCAATAGACGCAAATAAACGGAAAGAAAAGCGTCAGATTAGAAATTTGAGGTTATTGTTAGGGGGGATGAGTGTAGCGTTTTTGGTGGCAGTTGGGGTGAGTGTATTGGCGTTTAATTTTCAAAGAAAAGCTCAAGTTTTACAAGCGTCGGCCATTGGTCGATATGCGTCAATTGCCTTTGATAATAATAAACAGTTAAATGCTTTAAAAGAAGCGCTGCCGGCAGGACGAGAATTACAAAAACTAGGAGCAACGGATGATTGGGTTTTGGTCGCTTTACAAAAAATTGTCTCTGGAATTAGGGAACGTAATCAATTAGTCCATGACGATTATGTCACTCACGTAGCTTTCAGTCCCGATGGGAAGGTCATTGCTTCGGCAAGTGGGGACAATACCGTCAAACTTTGGGACAACTCAGGAAAACTGCTTTCTACCCTCTCTCATGACGATTATGTCACTCACGTAGCTTTCAGTCCCGATGGGAAGGTCATTGCTTCGGCAAGTGGGGACAATACCGTCAAACTTTGGACTAGAGAAGGAAAAGTGCTTTCTACCCTCTCTCATGACGATGAAGTCAATCACGTCGCTTTCAGTCCCGATGGGAAGGTCATTGCTTCGGCGAGTTACGACAAAACGGTCAAACTGTGGAATGAGTCGGGAAAACTCCTGTCGACCCTCTCTCATGACTATAGAGTCACTCACGTAGCTTTCAGTCCCGATGGGAAGGTCATTGCTTCGGCGAGTTGGGACTCGACGGTCAAACTGTGGAATGGGTCGGGAAAACTCCTGTCGACCCTCTCTCATGACGATTATGTCTATCACGTAGCTTTCAGTCCCGATGGGAAGGTCATTGCTTCGGCGAGTTTCGACAAAACGGTCAAACTGTGGAATGAGTCGGGAAAACTCCTTTTCACCCTCTCTCATGACGGTCCAGTCTATCACGTAGCTTTCAGTCCCGATGGGAAGGTCATTGCTTCGGCGAGTTTCGACAAAACGGTCAAACTGTGGAATGAGTCGGGAAAACTCCTGTCGACCCTCTCTCATGACAATTTAGTCTCTCACGTTGCTTTCAGTCCGGATGGGAAGGTCATTGCTTCGGCGAGTGGGGACAAAACGGTCAAACTGTGGAATGAGTCGGGAAAACTCCTTTTCACCCTCTCTCATGACGCTGATGTCATTCACGTAGCTTTCAGTCCCGATGGGAAGGTCATTGCTTCGGCGAGTTTCGACAATACGGTCAAACTGTGGAATGAGTCGGGAAAACTCCTTTTCACCCTCTCTCATGACGCTGATGTCAATCACGTAGCTTTCAGTCCCGATGGGAAGGTCATTGCTTCGGCGAGTTACGACAAAACGGTCAAACTGTGGAATGAGTCGGGAAAACTCCTGTCGCCCCTCTCTCATAACGGTCCAGTCTATCACGTAGCTTTCAGTCCCGATGGGAAGGTCATTGCTTCGGCGAGTGGGGACAAAACGGTCAAACTGTGGAATGAGTCGGGAAAACTCCTGTCGCCCCTCTCTCATGACGCTGATGTCAATCACGTAGCTTTCAGTCCCGATGGGAAGGTCATTGCTTCGGCGAGTGGGGACAAAACGGTCAAACTGTGGAATGAGTCGGGACAACTCCTTTTCACCCTCTCTCATGACGCTGATGTCATTCACGTTGCTTTCAGTCCCGATGGGAAGGTCATTGCTTCGGCGAGTTGGGACAAAACGGTCAAACTGTGGAATGAGTCGGGAAAACTCCTTTTCACCCTCTCTCATGACGATAGAGTCTCTCACGTTGCTTTCAGTCCCGATGGGAAGGTCATTGCTTCGGTGAGTGACGACTCGACGGTCAAACTGTGGAATGAGTCGGGAAAACTCCTGTCGACCCTCTCTCATGACGCTGATGTCTCTCACGTTGCTTTCAGTCCCGATGGGAAGGTCATTGCTTCGGCGAGTTGGGACTCGACGGTCAAACTGTGGAATGGGGAGGGAAAACTCCTTTTCACCCTCTCTCATGACAATTTAGTCTCTCACGTTGCTTTCAGTCCCGATGGGAAGGTCATTGCTTCGGCGAGTGGGGACAAAACGGTCAAACTGTGGAATGAGTCGGGAAAACTCCTGTCGACCCTCTCTCATGACGGGGAAGTCAATCACGTTGCTTTCAGTCCCGATGGGAAGGTCATTGCTTCTGCCAGCGCAGACGGTACAGTAAGATTATATGATTATGATTTAGATAGTTTGATGGTGAAAGCTTGTGATTGGGCAAGGGATTTTTTAGCTCATTCTGGGAATGTGAAAGAGGAGGAGAGAAAGCTTTGTGATGGGGTAAATGCTGTGGATTAA
- a CDS encoding DUF5615 family PIN-like protein, with translation MAKLYADEQFPLPVVEYLRSLGHDILTLQEAGKGSQGISDEEVLDFACQQSRAVLTLNRKDFVRLHRLQLNHSGIIVCSQDTDWQGQAIPIHEAILKEENLNNKLIRVNRPGK, from the coding sequence ATGGCTAAACTTTATGCCGATGAACAATTTCCCTTACCTGTCGTTGAGTATTTAAGGTCTTTGGGTCACGATATTTTAACCTTACAAGAAGCAGGAAAAGGCAGTCAGGGAATTTCTGATGAGGAAGTTTTAGATTTTGCTTGTCAACAAAGTCGAGCGGTATTAACCCTGAATCGAAAAGATTTTGTTCGCCTACATCGTTTACAACTTAATCATAGTGGAATTATTGTCTGTTCTCAAGATACTGATTGGCAAGGACAAGCAATACCCATTCATGAAGCTATTCTAAAAGAAGAGAATTTAAATAATAAATTAATTCGTGTCAATCGTCCAGGTAAGTAG
- a CDS encoding DUF4278 domain-containing protein, giving the protein MKLTYRGVSYEHQPETIEYEKGEIAGHYRGQDWYYRYPRHIPQLRPKLHRQYRGVTYSTRTVPFAQSMQAEESTTVENSCPVLRAKPRTIAVDETSQVHLDNIRRNLNRRLKVAKANGDDELIKLLEQESKQLALKN; this is encoded by the coding sequence ATGAAATTGACTTATAGAGGTGTCAGTTACGAACACCAACCAGAAACAATAGAATACGAAAAAGGAGAAATTGCCGGGCACTATAGAGGACAAGATTGGTATTATCGTTATCCCAGACATATTCCTCAACTGCGTCCGAAACTTCATCGACAGTATCGAGGGGTAACTTATAGCACCCGGACAGTTCCATTTGCTCAAAGTATGCAAGCGGAAGAGTCAACAACGGTAGAAAATTCCTGCCCAGTTTTAAGGGCAAAACCTCGAACAATTGCGGTCGATGAAACCTCTCAAGTTCACTTAGATAATATTCGTCGAAATTTAAATCGTCGTTTAAAAGTAGCGAAAGCTAATGGAGATGATGAATTAATTAAACTGTTAGAACAGGAATCTAAACAGTTGGCTTTGAAGAATTAA